Below is a genomic region from Fusarium oxysporum Fo47 chromosome VIII, complete sequence.
CGAATTTCTCTTTCCCGGGCTCTGGCTCGAGATATGATTTCATGGTTGCTTCGTCGATGACGAGGAATACTCTCTCGTGTACCGCCTGATCTGAAATGGTTTCGAAATGCCTGCATAATTTTTAGCCTTTTTCATTGTCTTCACATCATTGAACTTActtcttggcagcttcaatATCATCGTCTAGAATATCCTTCTCCTTACCATCAATCCATTGTATCTTGCACGCTTTTCTTATATCATTGATGCCAACCGTCCCTCGTCCCCAATCCGAAatatcagcctcaagctTTGCCTTGAACAAATCCCACTTCTCAGGACTATATCCATGACACAGCCTATACGCCACAAAGCCCAAACGTTTGTTCGATTTTCGTCGAGCATACTCAATCCATGGCACAAAGTCAGGATGGTTTGGAAGACCTCGTAGTTCTTCCCTAGCCATAGCCTGTGCGTCAATCTGACTAATCACCGAGATAACCATACACGCTGGGTCAGTGACGCCAACGGAGCCTCGAAGCTGTCTAAAGTCCTCATGCTCGAAATGACTGTACATCTCCTTCCGGTCGAGATATCTGACACGTTTGGTGTAGTCAGACGCTCGCCATGCTAGATTCGCAGACCAGCTGATCGTTTCTGTGCGAAAGCCACCTCCATGGGCTTCTGTGAGTCGATCGTCCTCTTTCACTGGAAGACTATCGCCTTTGTATCCATCCGTGGGCATCATTATGGTGTAATCAGCCTGAGAGGTGTTTTCGGCAAGGTCGTGCAGCTTGTTTGTCAGTTCCCATTGTTTGTCGCTGTAATGATCCGGGTGATCAGGTTGATGCAGCGCGAGCTCTTGCACAATTGACTCTCGTATGCGATCAATGTGCTCGATGATCCAGTGGTGTGCATTCTCACAGATAGAGTCGTATTGGGCTCTGATGAACTCATACCAGAGACCAGTGACTGATACATATTCATACACGCCGTCCTCCGCTTCCGCTTTCCTCTTTGCATTGATCGCCTGCTCAAACACCTTGAGATGGTCCCATATCAAGTTATAAGTCTTTCGCAAAGCCGCCTTGGTGCGCTTTGTGTTCAGGTAGATAAAGACATTGATGACCGCAACGAAGTAACTACAGGCTTCGGGGAATCTGTCCGGATGATCAAGCCCCAACTCTTGCCATCGTCTCTCAGATATCGGTGGCAACCCTTCCCAAAGCCTCGACTTCATAGCATGAAGTTCTTTGGCAATCGGCCAGAGTCTGGAACTGTCTTCATAAGAACCAATTCGAATACCTATCCATTCCCCAGTCGATCTCGCTTGTCGATTAAGTGGAGCAGGCGCCCATTCCGAAGCTGGTCTAGTCAAGTTCTTGACCTCCTCGACCGTAAGCAATGGGCGAGACGTTTTTCGATCGCCAGGAAGTTCTCCGTTCATGAGAAATTCAAAGAAGTGAGGAATTGTTTGAGGATCCATGATACGGTCTGTGATCCACAATTGATGCTTCTTCCCAGGTTGCGGACCGAAGACTAAATGGCTGATGTCTGTAGGGCTGTTTTTTCGTTTGATCCGCGCTTGACGGAGATGAGGCGTGGCTGGTGTCCCATTCTGGGTCAGAGCCATGTCTAGCTGTAACATCCGGCCGCTTAGACCCGACATTGTTGCGATATGGTGATGGTTTGCTTTATTGTACTGAATTGGTGATAAAAATAGATGTCGTTGAGTGAGGTGATCATGGAAAAGGGGAAGACTTTTTAAGTAATTCGTAGCGAGGTTGTTGGTTCGCTGGCATTAAAGCCGGACCCGTTATTTCGGGCACAGTTAGGCAGCCGGTGGGCAAATCATACGGTGAGTTGACAGCTGAACCAATCATATCAGCCACTTCAGAGGGGAACTAACTCAAAATGCGTTAGAGCTGTGACAACCAACACTGTTGGTTCTATCAACGTTGTTGTTACAGAGTGATGTTTATTTATGCCTCAACTCAGAAGGGGAAGTTGAAAGGCAATTTCAATTATATCTTAATCAAATCTCACCTCTAAAGAAAGATCTAGTTACACTCTAATAGTCCGCTGGAGTCAACGTTCAACAACGGATTACATCTCTGTTATATGTATTGGTTTTGGAGCCGCGAAAGCAGATTCCCTTGAGAGGTGTTACGCTTCAAGCTGAAACCCAAGAAATTCTAGTCAGTGAAGTAATCTATTATATTAGAAGCGCGGGTGAATTGCTCGGCCGAATTAGTTAAAGGTCAATGAGAAATATTGATGGAAATAGAGGCTACCCGGGACTTGTCTTGTATGAATAACAaatctataatattaaacCGAAAAAACCCGCTAAATAACAAGTCTATGTACAACTGAAAATCTACAACTCTTTATACAAATTATTTTAagccttgggcttgatggACTGAGGGTTGCGGAAGATGTTCTTGGGATCGTACTTCGCCTTGATCGACTCCAACTTGGGCAGGTTGCTTCCCCAGTACATCTCCGTAGCTCTGTCGCCCTTGAGCTGCGAGTCAGGGTAATTGACATACATACCCCAAGTACCCGCCTTCAAGGTATTGGAGATACTCTGTCGCAGACCCGTGATCAGGTTGAAACCATCAGAGGGGTACTTCTGGTTCTGAGCAACACTGTCGTAGAactggaagaggagaagggcGTCGCGATGAACGTAAGCTGTGTCGGTGGGCTTGTGTTTGGAAATCGCGGAGTATTTGCCTCCAGAGATGTCCATCTGCAACCACCATGAGTGACTGCTGCTTTGACCGGTGGTGGAGATGTAGTCGACGAAGGATTTGAATTGAGCGAGAGTGAGCTCAGGTGCTTGAAGACTGCTAGCATAGAAGTTGTCATGCTGCCAATTGTTAGCGAAGAATCACCATTATGTGAAAGGAGATAGACTTACTGCATCGTATGAAGCACTGGTAGGGTTGACATCGACATTGGCACCAGCAAAGTGAGTAACCAGCTGAATCCAATCAACAGTCGTCGCGCTGACTTGAACATTAAACTTGGTAAGCAGCGGCTGAAgagccttcttgagctcagctTCCGTACCAACAAAAGCACCATCAACACTGTATCCGCTCTTGGAGATAAACATCTGCATAGTGATTTCCGCAGGCATAGTCTTTCCAAACTCCTGAAAGTCCAGCAAATTCTGAGGAGCGGTTTGCTGATTCCAGTTAAGACCACCAATATCGAAATATGTAATTTGTTCAGGAGCAGCGAAGGTGTCGAACTCGAGCTCGGCGACGACACCGAATGAAGCACCAGCGCCACGAATGGCCCAGAATAAATCGGCGTTCTCGGTCTTAGAGCAGTGAACCACTTTTCCGGTGGGGAGGACCACAGTAGCGCCCTTCATCAAGTCCAGAGTGAGGCCGTACTTGCGCGCGACCATTCCGTAGCCGCCGTGCAGGGCGTGACCACCGATACCAACACCAGGACAAGTTCCATGAGAAAGAGCACGCTTTCCCTGGTTCCAAAGCTCAGTAGCGACGTGGCCAAGCCTAGCGCCAGGTTGAATCTTTGCGGTTCCATCCTTGGCAAGCTTGACACTATACAAGCGATCCAGCTCAATCATGAGATGGCCGTCTTCTCCACCGAAACCAAGGGATGTATAACTGTGGCCACCGCTCTTGGCATTGACTGCGACGCCGTGTTTTGAGCCGCAAGCGACAGCGGCGGAGATTTGAGCGACTGTTGTAGGGACTGCGATGGCGACGGGTTCAAATTGAAGGCGCAGATTGTAGGCGGTGCCGTCTTCGGTCCATGTTGGAGTGCCTTTGCTATCAATTGGAACTTTGGCTTGGACAAGACAGCTGTTCACAGCTTCTCGTTTCGTCGGCACAGCTAACGACTTTGAGGCATTGGCCACGAGGCCGATGACCAAACATTGCAGCGTATTCAGATGCATCGTGAATTAATTGGGGGTATAGAAGAGTGAtggaaggatgaatggaATGAGATGAAACAATAGGGGATGGAGCAGATATTAAATGTTATTAAATACATCAACTGCCGTGGCCACCCTCGCACTCGCATGATCCACAGATCGACATGTTACGAACTGACATTCAAGCCCAATACGACATGAGCTAAAGTAAAAACTACGTTGCGGATCTAGCATCAATGGTCCTCGCTGTCCCCGGTTGCATAACAAACATTACACCATCCCTGCCAACGTCACCATAGGAGAAATTACGAACTTTAAGCCGCTAAAACAATAGGTTCTCTTCCCGCGACACTAACTGCCGCTCAATACTAACGTAAGACATGACCAGCAGAGGAAACTCAGATCGAAAATGCAACGTTGATGAAAAGGGTCTCCAGCTAAAAACTGAACTAGTGGCGCTGATTCTCGTGATTCCAAGCCTCAAAGTGCCGATCTACCGCGCAGCATACGAAGTGGACCCTCTATAATTAGCATCTGGCAAATCACGGACCTCACTAAGCATAGGCCATGATGTCACAGCTTGACTAGCTTCAAGCTAGAGTTACTAGTAATGGCAACGTTTATGGGGTTGGAATGATGGCTGCTGACTGTGTTAAAGGGATTGCCGATTTTGAAAGAAGCTTTTCGGGTAGTGCGAAGCATCCAACCTCCGAGTCTACAATTCTCTGATTACAGTttctccagcttcaacttTGCAGCCTGTCAAGATGCCGTCAACGGGCTTGACTTTGA
It encodes:
- a CDS encoding chitooligosaccharide oxidase, translated to MHLNTLQCLVIGLVANASKSLAVPTKREAVNSCLVQAKVPIDSKGTPTWTEDGTAYNLRLQFEPVAIAVPTTVAQISAAVACGSKHGVAVNAKSGGHSYTSLGFGGEDGHLMIELDRLYSVKLAKDGTAKIQPGARLGHVATELWNQGKRALSHGTCPGVGIGGHALHGGYGMVARKYGLTLDLMKGATVVLPTGKVVHCSKTENADLFWAIRGAGASFGVVAELEFDTFAAPEQITYFDIGGLNWNQQTAPQNLLDFQEFGKTMPAEITMQMFISKSGYSVDGAFVGTEAELKKALQPLLTKFNVQVSATTVDWIQLVTHFAGANVDVNPTSASYDAHDNFYASSLQAPELTLAQFKSFVDYISTTGQSSSHSWWLQMDISGGKYSAISKHKPTDTAYVHRDALLLFQFYDSVAQNQKYPSDGFNLITGLRQSISNTLKAGTWGMYVNYPDSQLKGDRATEMYWGSNLPKLESIKAKYDPKNIFRNPQSIKPKA